One segment of Fusarium oxysporum f. sp. lycopersici 4287 chromosome 15, whole genome shotgun sequence DNA contains the following:
- a CDS encoding hypothetical protein (At least one base has a quality score < 10), giving the protein MIINALPDTNQSHIQDRRQYVLSFRNWADFIDERPELMAGQHRIEALKDYVKQTHSDSSDLWWICEFYDKDTLPVELDIKLRVNRRDLTLPDTHGQIWLQLVSAFDRDPTLFSVERNVNKKGIEKSMLDILCLTSEARFPISRLVTLWRSERWRPRVTRWCRTSLGRTTFNISKWYQIAGYRLDDYWFDAFYQVLETLRALPTSTSESIQISDWNVLAGSLKSDTYDAADVHQVFYPKGGGNSNDDSKSSPSAPSTIKPVQKTARRSGFLSSLDKEAYDGLCRHLQQNLTLRFPDVQPLLKIKKEEGEVMAQVIDHVVRWVNTQPADIVDTHENNKPLRRQDLIPAIEGLMVTTHGDDWWARRREDGDVDGADDMASWLDLRSRTLERQVLDYVRSHMTEFRDPSTKHYLDLMPEEHDEHYAERFSTGDLWTGLFHIVQHALGPAFRPVWENSISERVGADNAIHQPRSEMRHRPPASAITRAICSQLGNIPEVKENPALRGVYASNELGAYIDHAVLSWASDRCRKAVENNESDEGHPWSSEALRAIQAAYQGYEGILAGMTSATAISEHDDQQQQQRQLPSLLPPEERISHASNEVLCQQQGAVSSNHHIIIKQPPSSQGFVPINTADRAQRDSGRTRAIAMEEGLLPRMQQQKQQRQKSRHPEQQPLSLPPPPLTDNATTAISSLPPAQGTAMMRSHRHRDGTQGRSFADYSYQPPPQKSYVAAEVGRPLQKLPKGDVGSGRVHQLSATRTLLPNERPSPGQSQTTRAKQQRQRHQDRILSSQPQERSSWMDGPVATSGSKR; this is encoded by the exons ATGATCATCAACGCCCTCCCAGATACCAATCAGAGCCATATCCAGGACCGACGTCAATATGTGTTATCGTTTAGAAACTGGGCCGATTTCATTGACGAGAGGCCCGAGCTCATGGCTGGCCAGCATCGCATCGAGGCCTTGAAAGACTACGTGAAACAGACGCATTCTGATTCGAGCGATTTATGGTGGATTTGCGAGTTTTACGACAAAG ACACTCTACCAGTCGAACTTGACATCAAGCTTCGTGTCAATCGCCGTGATCTCACCCTGCCCGACACCCATGGTCAAATCTGGCTACAGCTCGTCTCGGCCTTTGATCGGGATCCCACTTTATTTTCCGTCGAGAGAaatgtcaacaagaagggTATCGAGAAAAGCATGCTGGACATCTTGTGCCTGACAAGTGAAGCTCGCTTTCCCATCAGCCGTCTCGTCACGCTGTGGCGAAGCGAGCGGTGGAGACCTCGGGTTACCCGCTGGTGTCGAACCTCCCTGGGGAGAACCACATTTAACATTTCAAAATGGTATCAGATCGCAGGGTACAGACTGGACGAT TATTGGTTCGATGCGTTCTACCAGGTACTCGAAACTCTGAGGGCACTTCCTACCTCCACCTCCGAGTCCATTCAAATTTCCGATTGGAATGTGCTAGCCGGCAGCCTCAAAAGCGACACCTatgatgctgctgatgttcaCCAGGTCTTTTATCCCAAGGGAGGCGGCAACAGTAACGACGACAGCAAGTCCAGCCCATCGGCCCCTTCCACCATCAAACCGGTCCAAAAGACAGCTCGGCGAAGTGGATTTCTAAGCTCGCTCGACAAGGAAGCCTATGACGGTCTTTgccgccatcttcaacagaACCTCACTCTTCGGTTTCCGGATGTGCAGCCCTTgttgaagatcaagaaggaggaaggcGAGGTCATGGCACAGGTCATCGACCATGTAGTACGTTGGGTAAACACTCAACCCGCAGATATTGTCGATACTCACGAGAACAATAAGCCCTTACGACGACAGGACTTGATACCTGCGATCGAAGGTCTTATGGTAACTACTCACGGGGATGATTGGTGGGCTCGGCGGAGGGAAGACGGCGATGTCGATGGCGCCGACGATATGGCATCCTGGCTCGACCTGCGCTCACGAACGCTGGAAAGGCAGGTCCTCGACTACGTCCGCAGCCATATGACCGAGTTCAGGGATCCCTCGACGAAACACTATCTCGACTTGATGCCAGAAGAACATGATGAGCACTATGCAGAACGCTTCAGTACCGGCGACCTCTGGACAGGCCTATTTCACATAGTCCAACACGCCCTTGGTCCTGCATTTCGTCCGGTGTGGGAGAATTCGATCTCCGAACGCGTCGGCGCAGATAACGCGATTCATCAACCGCGGTCCGAGATGCGCCACAGACCACCGGCCTCAGCCATCACACGAGCTATCTGTAGTCAGCTGGGGAATATTCCCGAAGTGAAGGAGAATCCTGCACTGAGAGGCGTGTATGCCTCGAACGAACTTGGTGCCTACATCGATCATGCTGTTCTCTCATGGGCTTCCGATCGATGCCGCAAAGCAGTGGAAAACAACGAGTCTGATGAAGGACATCCTTGGTCGAGTGAAGCACTCCGCGCAATCCAGGCGGCGTATCAGGGGTACGAGGGGATCCTGGCAGGAATGACATCAGCCACTGCAATTTCCGAACACGATgatcagcagcaacagcagcggCAGTTGCCATCTTTGCTTCCACCAGAAGAGCGTATCAGCCACGCCTCGAATGAAGTGCTCTGTCAACAACAGGGTGCCGTATCATCGAATCaccacatcatcatcaagcaaCCCCCATCGTCGCAGGGGTTTGTTCCGATCAACACGGCAGACAGGGCACAGCGTGACAGCGGGCGCACAAGGGCCATAGCCATGGAAGAAGGCCTATTACCCCGAATGCAGCAACAAAAGCAGCAGCGCCAGAAATCACGGCATCCTGAACAACAGCCACTATCGTTGCCACCGCCGCCGCTCACTGATAATGCGACGACTGCGATATCCTCGTTGCCTCCAGCCCAGGGGACTGCAATGATGAGAAGCCACCGCCACAGAGACGGCACACAGGGGAGAAGTTTCGCAGATTACAGTTACCAGCCACCTCCTCAGAAGTCTTACGTTGCAGCTGAAGTCGGCCGTCCGCTGCAAAAACTACCGAAGGGGGATGTTGGGAGCGGCAGGGTCCACCAATTATCAGCAACCAGGACGTTGTTACCGAACGAGCGGCCAAGCCCTGGCCAATCCCAGACGACTAGGGCGAAGCAACAACGCCAGCGTCACCAGGATCGAATCCTTAGCTCGCAGCCACAAGAGAGATCGTCCTGGATGGATGGTCCTGTAGCGACGTCCGGAAGTAAGCGTTGA